One segment of Niabella beijingensis DNA contains the following:
- a CDS encoding DUF2971 domain-containing protein — protein sequence MLISREYKPKKNELIYHYCTSDTFHSICVNKTIRLSDLFSMNDFLEIHWGYSIWEKAANQVVNQVEEGFLERIDSIIKASSLKTNILASCFSLKPDILSQWRAYSNDGNGYCIGFKASDVLRLPVRPLKVLYDEKKQIKETIAMLKAIHEVECFENQNDKYGADFFRACATLAVDLAAYKNPAFAEELEIRLLHLLNFVPSNRFLKLVDNGGTYFGDEKTGELVKFRMAQNLPIPYIDINFTNGGEVNPITKVYIGPKNDSRETAISVFLETVGIGNVQVVKSKASYR from the coding sequence ATGTTGATTTCAAGAGAATACAAGCCGAAGAAGAATGAACTGATATATCACTATTGTACATCTGACACATTTCATTCTATTTGTGTAAATAAAACTATTAGACTGAGTGATCTGTTCTCAATGAACGATTTTTTGGAAATTCACTGGGGGTATTCGATTTGGGAGAAGGCAGCTAATCAAGTTGTAAACCAAGTTGAGGAAGGTTTTTTGGAGAGGATTGATTCTATTATTAAGGCGTCAAGCCTAAAGACGAATATTCTAGCCAGCTGTTTTTCCCTCAAACCTGACATTTTGAGTCAATGGAGGGCATATTCCAATGATGGAAATGGGTACTGTATTGGATTCAAGGCGAGTGACGTTTTGCGACTTCCTGTACGCCCACTGAAAGTACTATATGACGAAAAGAAGCAAATTAAAGAAACAATCGCTATGCTTAAGGCCATTCATGAAGTGGAGTGTTTTGAAAATCAGAATGACAAGTATGGTGCAGATTTTTTTCGAGCGTGTGCTACTTTGGCCGTAGATCTAGCTGCGTATAAGAATCCGGCCTTTGCTGAAGAATTGGAGATTAGATTACTACATCTATTGAATTTTGTTCCAAGCAACAGATTTCTGAAATTAGTGGATAACGGTGGTACTTATTTCGGGGATGAAAAAACAGGAGAACTAGTTAAATTTAGAATGGCTCAAAATTTACCTATACCATATATCGATATAAACTTTACCAATGGGGGTGAAGTTAATCCGATAACGAAGGTTTATATTGGACCTAAAAATGACTCAAGGGAAACAGCTATTTCAGTTTTTTTGGAAACTGTTGGGATTGGGAATGTACAGGTTGTTAAATCAAAAGCTTCATATAGATGA
- a CDS encoding VOC family protein, with protein MLSLKRLHHIAIICSDYERSKTFYTEVLGFKVLQEVYREERASYKLDLSLNDRYLIELFSFPDPPLRRTRPEATGLRHIAFEVEDITASIRELQAKNITAEPLRIDEYTGKKFTFFFDPDGLPIELYER; from the coding sequence ATGTTATCATTAAAAAGGCTCCATCATATTGCCATTATCTGCAGCGATTACGAACGCTCTAAAACATTTTATACAGAAGTCCTGGGGTTTAAGGTCCTGCAGGAAGTATACCGGGAAGAGCGTGCTTCGTACAAACTGGACCTGTCATTGAACGACCGCTACCTTATCGAATTATTTTCCTTCCCGGATCCGCCGCTACGCCGCACCAGACCCGAAGCCACCGGTTTGCGGCATATCGCTTTTGAAGTGGAGGATATTACAGCTTCGATCCGGGAGCTGCAGGCAAAAAATATAACGGCCGAGCCCCTCCGTATTGATGAATACACCGGTAAAAAATTCACTTTCTTTTTTGACCCCGATGGCCTGCCGATCGAGTTGTATGAGCGATAG
- a CDS encoding DUF2185 domain-containing protein — protein sequence MKFFKKKTTTKTFDDFPPIGGLMVSKMVVDKKIKPRFMYREKRIRPEDSGWRIFTGMETDAYLDDPQNSGIYNPSTILAIDPSIETILLKGIGSVYERAGDQSDWYKVTDYKLEDDFMVTHRLTEKWTIQINNLFERKIEDSGDLLYTTGDKSVRLTIWNDANKNKEQLYQEHNNLINNRDQNKAATVNIFDFSDATVFRTGYLIKESDGSKSYDVIYGFSIIDNQVIQIALYFDEPQDQDWAITTWKNIRLLS from the coding sequence GTGAAATTCTTTAAGAAAAAGACCACCACAAAAACCTTTGACGATTTCCCGCCCATCGGAGGACTGATGGTCTCAAAAATGGTAGTGGACAAAAAGATAAAACCCCGGTTTATGTACCGGGAAAAGCGCATCCGTCCGGAAGACAGCGGCTGGCGCATCTTTACCGGAATGGAAACAGATGCATACCTCGATGATCCCCAAAATTCGGGGATCTATAACCCGTCGACCATTCTTGCTATTGATCCATCGATAGAAACGATCCTGTTAAAAGGTATTGGCTCGGTGTACGAGCGGGCGGGTGATCAATCGGACTGGTATAAGGTAACCGACTATAAGCTGGAAGATGATTTTATGGTTACACACCGGCTTACAGAAAAATGGACCATCCAAATCAATAACCTTTTTGAGCGTAAAATAGAGGATAGCGGTGATCTGTTGTATACGACAGGGGATAAGTCGGTACGGCTTACGATCTGGAATGATGCGAATAAAAACAAGGAACAATTATACCAGGAGCACAATAATCTTATAAACAATCGCGATCAGAACAAGGCAGCTACTGTCAATATATTTGATTTTTCCGACGCAACGGTCTTCCGGACAGGTTACCTGATAAAAGAATCTGACGGTTCTAAATCCTATGATGTGATCTATGGCTTTTCGATCATTGACAACCAGGTGATCCAAATAGCGCTGTACTTTGACGAACCCCAGGACCAGGACTGGGCGATCACAACCTGGAAAAATATAAGGCTACTCAGTTAA
- a CDS encoding LacI family DNA-binding transcriptional regulator, whose amino-acid sequence MKNHQVTIVDIARELGISKSTVSRALTNSTNIRPETREAVLKKAKELDYQPNMLALGLIRNESRTLGVVIPDIQKPFFAAIVSGIQHTVSRIGYRIVIAQSDESPLEEKENIKALMLSRVDGFIVCHTRDTRDFEHIKLLHGKGYPLVSFARICPELPIPKVVEDDFNGLYTTTQHLIEQGKRRIALLAGPRQLLASKLRVNGYKVALQQHGIPFDKELVAHTKFLHDQVAAALERWLSLKRPPDGICTVYDAGAVKLIELLKQKGIRIPGQIAVAGFGNDPAASIIEPGLTSYAQQPYEIGVIAGRYMLDLLSKKYPVHHSDMTICKGALVIRGSTDK is encoded by the coding sequence ATGAAAAATCATCAGGTAACGATTGTTGATATAGCCCGGGAACTGGGTATTTCCAAATCCACCGTTTCCCGTGCATTGACCAACAGCACGAATATCCGCCCGGAAACGAGAGAAGCGGTACTAAAAAAAGCCAAAGAGCTGGATTACCAGCCCAATATGCTGGCGCTGGGGCTGATCCGTAATGAGTCGCGCACGCTTGGAGTTGTGATACCGGATATCCAAAAACCTTTTTTTGCGGCCATTGTAAGCGGTATTCAGCACACCGTAAGCCGCATCGGTTACCGGATCGTTATTGCGCAGTCGGATGAATCACCCCTGGAAGAAAAAGAGAATATAAAGGCCCTGATGCTGAGTCGCGTGGATGGGTTTATTGTTTGCCATACCCGCGACACCAGGGATTTTGAGCACATCAAGCTCCTGCATGGTAAGGGCTATCCGCTGGTATCGTTTGCGCGTATCTGTCCGGAGCTGCCCATTCCTAAAGTGGTGGAAGATGATTTTAACGGGCTTTATACCACCACGCAGCATCTGATCGAACAGGGAAAACGACGCATTGCACTGCTGGCAGGACCAAGGCAATTGCTGGCCAGCAAACTGCGGGTGAATGGTTACAAAGTAGCGCTGCAACAGCACGGCATCCCTTTTGATAAGGAACTGGTGGCGCATACAAAGTTCCTGCATGATCAGGTAGCAGCCGCGCTGGAACGCTGGCTCAGCCTGAAACGCCCGCCGGACGGCATTTGTACGGTGTATGATGCGGGAGCGGTAAAACTGATCGAGTTACTGAAACAAAAAGGGATCAGGATCCCGGGGCAAATTGCTGTGGCCGGTTTTGGGAATGATCCGGCCGCATCCATTATTGAACCGGGATTGACCTCTTACGCGCAGCAACCCTATGAGATCGGCGTGATCGCCGGCCGGTACATGCTGGATCTGCTGAGTAAAAAATACCCCGTGCATCATTCGGATATGACGATTTGCAAAGGTGCGCTGGTGATAAGAGGCAGCACCGATAAGTGA
- a CDS encoding porin family protein has product MRKLYLLITLLSFACAVKAQTIKVNAGPELLRSFNHDMPFWGAGASVQGEVWVKERLGLGLNTGFLRFASTRPLIPSGTIRYNAIPVLAVIKYPLPLIKNLYGQDAMGYTFATDVHFIKDGKKIPGGFTYYFSLGYEFATHFDVTVKVGRSRFEKKDRPANVNEHNLGLKLAYIF; this is encoded by the coding sequence ATGCGAAAGTTATACCTGCTGATCACATTGCTGAGTTTTGCTTGTGCAGTAAAAGCACAGACCATCAAAGTCAATGCAGGTCCGGAACTGCTCCGGTCCTTCAATCATGACATGCCGTTCTGGGGCGCCGGTGCTTCAGTACAGGGTGAAGTGTGGGTAAAAGAGCGCCTGGGCCTGGGTCTGAATACCGGCTTCCTGCGATTCGCCAGCACCCGGCCGCTGATCCCATCGGGAACAATACGATATAATGCCATTCCTGTATTGGCCGTGATCAAATACCCACTGCCTCTTATCAAAAACCTGTACGGACAGGATGCCATGGGTTATACTTTTGCTACTGATGTGCACTTTATAAAGGATGGGAAAAAGATACCGGGTGGCTTTACCTATTATTTTTCCCTGGGATATGAATTTGCAACCCACTTTGATGTCACCGTAAAAGTAGGTCGCTCCCGGTTCGAGAAAAAAGACCGCCCTGCCAATGTGAATGAACATAACCTCGGGTTAAAACTGGCCTATATTTTTTAA
- a CDS encoding DUF2625 domain-containing protein: MRPIDELINTTDPSWPLLQDWIKNATNKVEVLPVDSVKAKDALFKVQVTTRSPMGAVVYETGGLLIDDGWIRILGSGSEKLSRSLPDWNKGKAFKDYGAAPSFLLIADDAIGGFFLLNGGALGEDAGKIYYFSPDNLEYEPLGISYTEFLNFCFNSDLERFYEGNRWTDWRSEVLKLEGDKVFNFYPFLWSKEGKEINKNSRKIIPIEEQYHLNIDFRKQLGLDK; encoded by the coding sequence ATGCGACCCATTGATGAACTTATAAATACCACGGATCCGTCCTGGCCCCTGTTGCAGGACTGGATCAAAAATGCAACGAACAAAGTGGAAGTGTTACCGGTGGATTCGGTCAAAGCCAAAGACGCCCTGTTTAAAGTGCAGGTGACCACCCGGTCTCCCATGGGAGCAGTTGTTTATGAAACAGGCGGATTGCTGATCGACGACGGCTGGATCCGGATCCTGGGTTCCGGTAGTGAAAAGCTCAGTCGCAGCCTGCCTGACTGGAACAAAGGCAAAGCTTTTAAGGATTACGGTGCAGCCCCTTCCTTTTTATTGATAGCGGATGATGCCATCGGCGGGTTTTTCCTGCTGAACGGAGGAGCACTGGGTGAGGATGCGGGCAAGATCTATTATTTCTCACCGGATAACCTGGAGTATGAGCCACTGGGCATCTCCTATACCGAGTTCCTGAATTTTTGTTTTAATAGTGACCTGGAGCGGTTTTATGAAGGCAACCGCTGGACGGACTGGCGGAGTGAGGTGCTGAAACTGGAGGGAGATAAGGTGTTTAATTTTTATCCCTTCTTATGGTCAAAGGAAGGTAAGGAGATCAACAAAAATTCAAGGAAGATAATACCGATTGAAGAACAATATCATCTGAACATCGACTTCCGGAAACAACTGGGGCTGGATAAGTAG
- a CDS encoding alpha-2-macroglobulin family protein, with protein sequence MKFLSSRTILLLIILVAFMKSNAQTIKNYEADWKTVEDHINKGLPASALATVKDIYAKATADHQEAQQVKALIYMNQLQDENRENNELTSITELEKTIKGNKGTVAALLNSYLAGVYQQYFNRNRYKLYDRTNTTGFEKSDPATWTIDDFTQKISSLYLESLKEEALLRQVRLENYDALIEKGNMRYLRPTLYDLLAFRALNYFKSSERSVTRPAYAFTISQDSAFAPAAVFAAARFETRDSLSLSFKALQLYQKLVAFHLQDARPDALIDADISRIQFVYQNAVHPGKEALYYKALQAIAEKYPSEPVAQQASFLMAQWHYSQAQLPVNSKNPENRDMMKARALLEPIAGRPEKSEGSANAYNLLQQIQQPEFSFQMEKVTLPDAPFRVLVSYRNVPVVYLRAIKATAALKAAVKDRSGKEKYWNQLAAATPVNEWQQALPAADDYKPHTAEIKADRLPAGEYYIVTSLNKNFSQEKNILTFQLVYVSGISYVNNKNDFFVLDRNSGQPLPAANVTIWQKEYDYKSSSYRNTEIGEAVTDRNGHFVFKTTTSAAKAKIRNNGNYLLDITYRDERFFMDEEYYGYYYYNDYQAESRKKTTSIFLFTDRSLYRPGQTVYFKGIAVNYDPSEKRSSVLAGLKTTATLYDANRQKVTDLDVTTNEFGSFNGSFRLPEGGLNGNFSISTPQGTASFKMEEYKRPTFLTDFEKMKGTYKLNEVIKVPGIAKAYAGNAVDGAKVSFRVVREARFPYPWIFSRYWWPVNQQQTEMTHGETVTDAEGRFTVTFTALPDLTIDPKMEPVFDYKIYADVTDINGEVRSGEKRISVGYKSLLIKAAIPERLTTEQLKTLHIRTENMAGEFEKADIRVAVTRLKPEPRLLRSRLWEQPDQFVMTKEAYISSFPNDIYKNEQEPASWPKDKEVLAQTGPTDSTGQFILTGAPEPGYYAVTIITKDKDGNEVKDIKYAEVYKADQKQPAFPQYLWTTGPGAIEPGEKTMIRIGSAAPDVFLVQGLTKEKTAYTYMPLNKEIKQFEFGATEADRGGYKVSYMFVKNNRFFSNDNNIPVPWSNKELKITYETFRDKTLPGAEEKWSMQFSGYKGDKVAAELLASMYDASLDQFYPHQWQLPSVWTTRYNYSNWNTGVNFTTVQALTKRTIPSDYRSFDKRYDWILGSGMADGWGGSIGGLATRDAALEEVVTVGYGAQKKNAVTQSASRLRGVAAAAPPEGVEPAPKGIIEVNDQATNQPAPQEAPAQGPETRIRKNFNETAFFFPDLKTDEKGNIRFSFTMPEALTRWKFQALAHTKELAFGYSSKEIVTQKELMVQPNMLRFLREGDKMEFSSKVVNLSSKEVTGIATLQLFDAATGEAVDGWFKNAIPQQYFTIAAGQSQAVAFPAEIPYQFSKPVNWRIIAKVTSNDAAALSDGEENALPVLTNRMLVTETLPLQLRGFGSKKFSFDKLLKSGGSETLTTQALTVEYTSNPAWYAVQALPYMMEYPYECAEQTWNRYYANSLATLIANSSPKIKQVFDSWKTQDTAALLGNLQKNQELKAVLLEETPWVLQAQSETQQKKNIALLFDLVRMSRELNTAYDKLSQLQSPNGGFVWFKGGRDDRYMTQYIVTGIGHLKKINAIEKTQTQKLDNIINRAIPYLDGKIKEEYEELIRSKTKLGEYVPSYYVIQYLYMRSFFSNIRVAPGAQKAMAYFTDRATRTWTQANKYMQGMTALALHRKGDAATPNAILKSLQETAINNEELGMYYKDAARSWWWYQAPIERQALIIEAFEEIAKDKKTADDLRTWLLKNKQTNNWESTKATAEACYALLLQGTQWLTITPEVTIDLGGLKVESALEKTSAGTGYFKKTIPGEKVRPAMGAVTVSVAAPAGTPATGNTLPTWGSLYWQYFEDLDKISFAETPLKLSKKLFVETNSDRGPVLTPIATGGTVKAGDKIKVRVELRVDRDMEYVHMKDMRASGFEPVNVLSSYKWQGGLGYYETTKDASTNFFFGYLPKGTYVFEYSLFATVAGNFSNGITSIQCMYAPEFTAHSEGGRVTVIK encoded by the coding sequence ATGAAGTTCCTGAGCAGCCGCACCATTTTATTACTGATCATTCTAGTTGCATTTATGAAATCAAACGCACAAACCATTAAAAACTACGAAGCCGATTGGAAAACCGTTGAGGATCATATCAACAAGGGTTTACCGGCCTCTGCCCTTGCCACGGTAAAGGATATATACGCCAAAGCAACGGCGGATCACCAGGAAGCCCAGCAGGTAAAGGCATTGATCTACATGAACCAGCTTCAGGATGAGAACCGCGAGAACAACGAACTGACCAGCATTACGGAGCTGGAGAAAACAATAAAAGGGAATAAAGGCACCGTAGCGGCGTTGCTCAACAGTTATCTCGCCGGGGTGTACCAGCAGTACTTTAATCGCAACCGTTATAAACTTTATGACCGCACCAATACGACCGGTTTTGAGAAGTCAGACCCGGCTACCTGGACCATCGATGATTTCACACAAAAGATCAGCAGTCTCTATCTGGAGTCCCTGAAAGAGGAAGCCCTGCTGCGTCAGGTGCGACTGGAAAACTATGATGCGCTGATCGAAAAAGGGAATATGCGCTACCTGCGCCCTACCCTGTATGACCTGCTGGCCTTTCGCGCGCTGAACTATTTCAAAAGCAGTGAACGCTCGGTGACCCGACCGGCCTATGCGTTTACGATCAGTCAGGACAGCGCTTTCGCACCCGCTGCAGTATTTGCTGCGGCACGATTTGAAACCCGGGATTCCCTGTCTTTATCATTCAAAGCGCTGCAGCTTTATCAAAAGCTGGTGGCATTTCACCTGCAGGATGCACGGCCTGATGCGTTGATCGATGCCGATATCAGCCGTATTCAGTTTGTTTATCAAAATGCGGTTCACCCGGGTAAAGAAGCACTTTACTATAAAGCATTACAGGCCATAGCCGAAAAATACCCTTCAGAACCCGTTGCGCAACAAGCTTCATTCCTGATGGCACAATGGCATTACAGCCAGGCGCAGCTGCCGGTTAACAGTAAGAACCCGGAAAACCGGGATATGATGAAGGCCAGGGCGCTGCTCGAACCCATTGCCGGCCGGCCGGAAAAAAGCGAAGGCAGTGCCAACGCGTACAACCTGCTGCAACAGATCCAACAACCGGAATTCAGTTTCCAGATGGAAAAAGTAACCCTGCCGGATGCACCGTTCCGGGTATTGGTGTCCTACCGGAATGTACCGGTTGTTTACCTGCGTGCCATAAAAGCCACGGCGGCATTAAAAGCAGCAGTGAAAGATCGCAGCGGAAAAGAAAAATACTGGAATCAGCTGGCTGCAGCAACACCTGTAAATGAATGGCAACAGGCGCTTCCGGCAGCAGATGATTATAAACCGCACACTGCTGAAATCAAAGCAGACCGGCTTCCTGCGGGGGAATACTATATCGTAACGTCTTTAAACAAGAATTTTAGCCAGGAAAAAAACATCCTTACCTTTCAGCTGGTATACGTATCCGGCATCAGTTATGTAAATAATAAGAATGATTTCTTTGTCCTGGACCGTAACAGCGGGCAGCCACTGCCTGCAGCCAACGTCACCATCTGGCAAAAAGAATACGATTACAAGTCCAGCTCCTATCGGAACACCGAAATCGGCGAAGCGGTTACGGACAGGAACGGGCACTTTGTTTTTAAAACCACGACTTCCGCTGCAAAAGCAAAGATCCGGAACAACGGCAACTACCTCCTGGATATCACCTACCGCGATGAACGTTTCTTCATGGATGAGGAGTATTACGGTTATTACTATTACAACGATTATCAGGCAGAAAGCAGGAAGAAAACGACCTCTATTTTCCTGTTTACCGACCGGAGTCTTTACCGCCCCGGGCAAACCGTGTATTTTAAAGGCATTGCAGTAAACTATGACCCTTCAGAAAAAAGATCATCGGTGCTGGCCGGTCTTAAAACCACTGCCACGCTTTATGATGCCAACCGGCAGAAAGTAACCGACCTGGACGTAACCACCAATGAATTCGGATCGTTCAATGGCAGTTTCAGATTGCCCGAAGGCGGCCTGAACGGGAATTTCAGTATTTCCACCCCCCAGGGCACCGCCTCTTTCAAAATGGAAGAATACAAACGCCCCACTTTTCTTACAGATTTTGAGAAAATGAAGGGCACTTACAAGTTAAATGAGGTCATTAAAGTACCTGGTATTGCGAAGGCTTACGCAGGCAATGCAGTGGATGGTGCAAAGGTCAGCTTCCGTGTGGTACGCGAGGCCCGGTTCCCTTACCCCTGGATCTTTTCCCGTTACTGGTGGCCGGTCAACCAGCAGCAAACAGAGATGACGCATGGCGAAACAGTGACGGATGCAGAAGGCCGGTTCACCGTTACATTCACAGCTCTTCCGGACCTTACCATCGATCCAAAAATGGAGCCGGTATTTGATTATAAGATCTATGCGGATGTAACCGACATAAACGGCGAGGTAAGGAGCGGGGAAAAAAGAATTTCGGTCGGCTATAAATCATTACTGATAAAAGCCGCTATACCGGAACGGTTAACCACAGAACAGCTAAAGACATTGCATATCCGTACCGAAAACATGGCCGGTGAATTTGAGAAAGCCGATATCCGTGTAGCGGTAACGCGGCTCAAGCCCGAGCCGCGGTTATTAAGAAGCCGCTTATGGGAACAACCCGATCAGTTTGTCATGACAAAGGAAGCCTATATCAGCAGTTTCCCCAATGATATCTATAAAAATGAGCAGGAACCGGCCAGCTGGCCTAAAGACAAGGAGGTGCTGGCACAAACCGGACCAACGGACTCTACCGGGCAATTCATTCTTACCGGTGCACCGGAGCCGGGGTACTACGCTGTCACCATTATCACAAAAGACAAGGATGGCAACGAGGTAAAGGATATTAAATACGCAGAAGTATATAAAGCAGACCAAAAGCAGCCGGCATTTCCACAATACCTATGGACCACCGGCCCCGGAGCCATAGAACCCGGAGAAAAAACTATGATCCGGATCGGCAGCGCCGCACCGGACGTATTCCTGGTGCAGGGACTCACCAAGGAAAAAACGGCTTACACGTATATGCCGCTCAACAAAGAGATCAAACAGTTTGAATTCGGTGCCACAGAAGCCGACCGCGGCGGCTACAAGGTCAGCTACATGTTTGTAAAAAATAACCGCTTTTTTAGCAATGATAATAACATCCCTGTCCCCTGGAGCAATAAGGAACTAAAGATCACCTATGAGACCTTTCGTGATAAGACATTGCCGGGAGCGGAAGAAAAATGGAGCATGCAATTCAGCGGATATAAGGGTGACAAGGTTGCTGCCGAACTACTGGCCAGCATGTATGATGCTTCGCTGGATCAGTTCTATCCGCACCAGTGGCAGCTTCCGTCTGTATGGACTACCCGTTACAATTACAGCAACTGGAATACAGGTGTTAATTTCACCACGGTGCAGGCCCTTACAAAACGCACTATCCCGAGCGATTACCGGAGTTTTGACAAACGGTATGACTGGATACTGGGATCGGGTATGGCCGACGGATGGGGCGGTAGTATCGGAGGATTAGCAACAAGAGATGCTGCATTGGAAGAAGTAGTGACCGTAGGTTACGGCGCACAAAAGAAAAATGCTGTTACCCAGTCCGCAAGCCGGTTAAGAGGCGTAGCGGCCGCTGCTCCTCCTGAAGGTGTTGAACCCGCTCCGAAAGGAATCATTGAAGTAAACGACCAGGCAACCAACCAGCCTGCTCCGCAGGAAGCTCCCGCACAAGGCCCGGAAACCCGGATCCGGAAGAACTTTAATGAGACCGCCTTTTTCTTCCCCGATCTGAAGACCGACGAAAAAGGGAATATCCGTTTTTCATTTACCATGCCTGAAGCACTGACCCGCTGGAAGTTCCAGGCGCTGGCGCATACCAAAGAACTGGCATTTGGCTATTCTTCGAAAGAGATCGTTACCCAAAAGGAGCTGATGGTACAGCCCAATATGCTCCGCTTTTTAAGAGAAGGCGATAAAATGGAATTCAGCAGCAAGGTGGTCAACCTTTCTTCAAAAGAAGTGACCGGCATCGCCACACTTCAGCTTTTTGATGCAGCCACCGGCGAGGCGGTTGACGGCTGGTTTAAAAATGCCATTCCGCAACAATATTTCACCATTGCAGCAGGACAAAGTCAGGCAGTCGCCTTCCCCGCAGAAATCCCCTATCAGTTCAGTAAGCCGGTCAACTGGCGCATTATAGCCAAGGTAACCAGCAACGATGCAGCAGCATTGAGTGACGGGGAAGAAAACGCTCTGCCGGTATTGACCAACCGCATGCTGGTTACCGAAACATTGCCGCTTCAACTGCGCGGCTTTGGTTCCAAAAAATTCAGTTTCGACAAGCTGCTCAAAAGTGGTGGCAGCGAAACACTGACCACACAGGCTTTAACCGTGGAGTATACTTCCAATCCTGCCTGGTATGCCGTACAGGCCTTACCATATATGATGGAATACCCCTATGAATGTGCGGAGCAAACCTGGAACCGCTACTATGCCAATTCCCTGGCCACCCTGATCGCAAACAGCTCGCCAAAGATCAAACAGGTCTTTGACAGCTGGAAAACACAGGATACTGCTGCATTGCTGGGCAACCTGCAAAAGAACCAGGAACTGAAGGCCGTATTACTGGAGGAAACCCCGTGGGTATTACAGGCGCAGAGCGAGACCCAGCAAAAAAAGAACATTGCTTTATTGTTTGACCTGGTGCGTATGAGCAGGGAACTGAACACGGCATACGACAAGCTCAGTCAGCTGCAAAGCCCGAATGGCGGCTTTGTATGGTTCAAAGGCGGCAGGGACGACCGCTATATGACACAATACATCGTAACAGGCATCGGGCATTTGAAAAAAATAAACGCGATCGAAAAAACGCAGACACAAAAACTGGATAATATCATAAACAGGGCGATCCCCTATCTGGATGGAAAAATAAAAGAAGAGTATGAGGAGCTCATCCGTAGCAAAACAAAATTGGGTGAATACGTTCCCTCCTATTATGTGATCCAGTATTTATACATGCGGAGTTTTTTCAGCAATATCCGTGTAGCTCCCGGGGCACAGAAGGCCATGGCTTATTTTACTGATCGGGCAACCCGGACATGGACACAAGCAAACAAATATATGCAGGGGATGACCGCTCTGGCACTGCATCGTAAAGGGGATGCGGCCACTCCCAATGCTATTTTAAAATCGCTGCAGGAAACCGCCATCAATAATGAAGAGCTGGGCATGTATTATAAAGACGCTGCACGCAGCTGGTGGTGGTACCAGGCTCCCATCGAGCGCCAGGCACTGATCATTGAAGCTTTTGAAGAGATTGCCAAAGACAAAAAAACAGCAGATGATTTAAGGACCTGGTTATTGAAAAACAAACAGACCAATAACTGGGAAAGTACAAAAGCCACCGCAGAAGCCTGCTATGCTTTATTATTACAGGGCACACAATGGTTAACCATTACCCCTGAAGTAACCATTGACCTGGGTGGATTAAAGGTGGAATCTGCGCTGGAAAAGACCAGTGCCGGAACAGGCTATTTTAAAAAGACCATTCCCGGAGAAAAAGTACGACCGGCAATGGGCGCTGTTACGGTGTCTGTAGCGGCTCCCGCCGGCACACCGGCTACAGGCAATACGTTACCAACCTGGGGGAGCTTATACTGGCAATATTTTGAAGATCTCGACAAGATCAGCTTTGCTGAAACACCGCTAAAACTCAGCAAGAAATTATTTGTCGAGACCAACAGCGACCGGGGACCGGTGTTAACCCCCATAGCAACAGGAGGTACGGTAAAAGCAGGCGATAAAATAAAAGTACGCGTGGAGTTACGGGTTGACCGCGATATGGAATACGTGCATATGAAGGATATGCGTGCCAGCGGTTTTGAGCCGGTGAATGTGCTGAGCAGCTATAAGTGGCAGGGCGGACTGGGTTATTATGAAACCACAAAAGACGCCAGCACCAATTTCTTTTTCGGATACCTGCCTAAAGGAACTTATGTATTCGAATACAGTCTGTTTGCAACAGTTGCCGGAAATTTCAGCAATGGCATTACCAGTATCCAGTGCATGTACGCCCCCGAGTTTACCGCACACAGCGAGGGCGGCAGGGTTACCGTAATAAAGTAA